A genomic stretch from Nilaparvata lugens isolate BPH chromosome 8, ASM1435652v1, whole genome shotgun sequence includes:
- the LOC111047989 gene encoding uncharacterized protein LOC111047989 yields MTAAENKEFMDAIFDIAEDALQLETAADRVRCCEWVRKLVSLPDDNLESAKMRNEYIQYLRIMVRFGFLHGIFLKSPPPGEMRPLAESLGVVISKSVPDLPSVGPIAPFLAQQSPDGRAYLSIKKIPERGIFCYMAVAPEIIFEEKERPKKPGFKENGNGH; encoded by the exons ATGACAGCGGCCGAAAACAAGGAATTTATGGATGCAATTTTTGACATTGCTGAAGATGCTTTACAATTGGAAACAGCTGCAG ACCGAGTGAGATGCTGTGAATGGGTGAGGAAGCTAGTCTCGCTTCCCGATGATAATCTAGAATCGGCCAAGATGCGCAATGAGTATATTCAGTATCTGCGCATTATGGTTAGATTCGGATTTCTCCACGGAATTTTCCTGAAGTCTCCCCCACCAGGAGAAATGAGACCTTTGGCTGAGAGTCTT GGTGTAGTGATAAGCAAGAGCGTGCCCGACCTGCCATCCGTGGGCCCAATCGCCCCTTTCCTGGCTCAGCAGTCACCGGACGGTCGCGCATACCTCTCCATCAAGAAGATCCCAGAACGCGGCATATTCTGCTACATGGCTGTGGCTCCCGAAATCATCTTCGAAGAGAAGGAACGACCCAAGAAGCCGGGATTCAAAGAGAATGGGAATGGCCATTGA